From a single Aspergillus puulaauensis MK2 DNA, chromosome 2, nearly complete sequence genomic region:
- a CDS encoding uncharacterized protein (COG:S;~EggNog:ENOG410PXPT;~InterPro:IPR036334,IPR015308;~PFAM:PF09227;~SECRETED:SignalP(1-18)) gives MKFTSLILTLMAAAAVTAAPSPELEVRDTCGAGYGGDQRRTNSPCNASNGDRHFCGCDRTGVVECQGGRWREIRDCGRGTCHGGNDGGAVC, from the exons ATGAAGTTCACCTCCCTCATCCTAACCCTCATGGCTGCCGCAGCTGTAACAGCTGCACCCTCCCCCGAACTCGAAGTCAGGGATACCTGCGGCGCCGGGTACGGCGGTGACCAGAGACGCACGAACAGTCCCTGCAACGCCTCGAACGGGGATAGGCATTTCTGCGGGTGTGACAGGACTGGTGTG GTTGAGTGCCAGGGTGGTCGGTGGAGAGAGATTCGAGACTGTGGACGTGGAACATGCCATGGGGGGAATGATGGCGGTGCAGTATGCTAG